AAAGGGGAGGGTGATGGATTACTGAGGAGACAAGTTTCCTTCTTCTGGGGGGAGTGAGAAAGGTGAGGGCTGACTGAGTGTAGGGAAGGAGGAGTTGAGGAGTTGTGACCAGCACTAGTCAAAGATTGGAGGTAGAGGGGGGGCTTCAAACTGTTCATGACATCAGTTGTGTGCTGGACCGATCCCACCTCAGTTCCTTTATCGCTTTCACCCTTATTAGCCTTCAGTGTGGATCTCAATGGGGAACGAGGGTGCCATGGCTCCGTGTTGGACTCTCCCTGATCCCTGGGGACAGATCCCTCAAAGCCATTAGAAATCTGGGGCTCCACATGGGCATCAGCAGGCATTTTGAGACCAAGCTGTGAGGTGAAGTCACCCACCTTGACCTGAACACTTAAGCCACTGCTTGAGGGATCGTCTAAGCCACTGCTTGAGGGATCGTCTGTTTTATCCATTACAGACTTTTCGTCCTCTTCAAAAGACTCAGACCGCACTGTGTTCTTCACAATAACACTGACCACAGGAGGGTCACCATGTGAGGCAGGAGGGCAGGGAAAGCACGAAGGagactcactctctctctcatctgcaTTGGTCCCCACCTCATCCCGTTCCTCCTCTGGACTTGATTGAATGGCCTCTTTGGCATCAATGTCAGGAATGTCAAAAGCTGCCAGCAGATCATCAAAGTCTGGGGTCTTCATGTCCCCCATTGCCAGCACAAGGCTCGAAACCTATTTGGGCAACACACGAGTCACAAAAGTTCATGTAATCACTATAAGTTGACACAGCTGAACTACGTTACGAAAGATACTTTTATGTctgattgaaataaaaaatgtgacagCTGGTCTCACAACAGGGTCGAGTGTTTCGTTTACGTTAAAATTGTTAAATTATTCTGCTCCAGACTTAAACGTTACTGGTTAGAAATAAGCAGGTCTAACATAGACAGCATATAAAGAACTCTAGCATGCCCAAATTAACTGTCACGTTGCAACAAGTGGGTCCTtctgctaacagctagctaaactttaGCATtcaacagctagctagctggccgTGCTAACGTCAACCGGCCAACTTTTCCCACGTAGTCAAAAACTATAATTAGCTAGATCAGTGTAACACTCAGCTAATGCAGTCCAAACATACTATGTTGAACGCGTGTTATGCTTACATTAGCTCACGCTTGTATTTAGTATTTGAACTACCTGCTAGTTTAGCGAAGTTGGTTCCTGACTTTCCCCTCGGACGCATAAGTTCCTCGTCACCAAATCGCgcgacttctttttttttttttttttaacatctgtTGTTCACAAAATTAAAGAGGTGTCATACAAACGTATTCGTAAATGTTACCCTTTCAAACACCATCTCATAAAATACTTTTCTAATACGAACTACGACTTATACAAGCAAGACCAGCTCTACGTCCACCACCAtctctagctagctacatcaGAGGGGGCACCGAGACAAGACGACGGATGCTTTTTTTCTGCTGGGCATCCTGCTAGCCGGTGTAGGCGTCGGACGGTGAGCTGGATTGCCTCAGTCCCTGCGTCGGTTTCTATCGGGATGTCGACAGCTTTGGTGTCACTGTCCTGTCGCCGAGACTTACAGGATACCGCAGTGCCGTGACTTTTGGCCGGCTGTTTTCTGTGCCGATCTGACGGTCACATTCTGCttatgatgaatcatgcacaaCTTGAAGGAGCTGATGGAGTAACATTTCACTGCAGTTGTAGTTTTTTtgaatgtgacaaataaaattaattgattgattgattcttTCTACAATTATCTTTACAAtcggagtttttttttttacattgtgaaTCTATACATTTGGAAGTAGTTTTCATAAAATATGACTTTTCTGGATTCACATATtacattaaaatgcaaataattATTCTTAATTTAAGTATTCTGCAAGAAAAGTATTCATAAAAAACATCTTTCACATTTGTCAGACTGTGTtcaccttttttgtttgttacatTAAGAAATATATGTTGCTATTTCTCATAAGAACGGTATAACATTGTTGTAAGCCAAACGCTTTGTCAACAAGTTTGTCTCTTACCTAGGCTTAGTTCACACATTATAAATCTTGTAATTCTGTTTTGTTCAATAAAGAACACCCATCATAATCATCTCCCCATCTTGCAACTTAAATACATGTTTAACTGGGTGCTACTGTAGCTGTGTAATACCAATAATGTTTGTACATTTCAATGCAACATCCATTGATATTTTGGtaatgtttaaattaaatgttgcAGCTAACGGAACTGTAAATAAATTTCAAGCTCAGATGAACCACCTTGTATTCTGTAAATTTATTGAGGAAATCTGCCCAGGTTACTGAGTAGTCGTATTACAAAAGATTCAAAAAAGCACatctgtgtgacacacacaaaaaattaaataagaaTAGGCCCTAACATAAAGTTGAAAAACAAGGCAAAAGTTGTTTACAGTTTACACAGCTACATAAACAAAAGATGAATAAAATGGTTCCTGTATGGAGGAGAGTAATAACATTACTGTGGATAACATATGCGGTGCAATTCtcagttcttttttatttatcatatatTAAGTTTCTCTCTTTGGGCgttcatttctttttctcctcaTCCTTCTTGGTGTCGGGTTTAGAGCCCGTCTGGGAAGCTAGAGACCCCATGGCGTTACGGATGGCCTCGTTGTTGGGGTCGACTCCAGGAAGGTTTTCCAGGACGCTCTGAAGGAACTCCGGATCCTGCATAACATCGTAGTCCTCTTCATCCTgcacacagaaaatgacatattgTTACCTCACACTTTTCAATCTGATGAAAAAGACAAATGAGAACTATTAAAGGCTTGTGCTTACTTTGGCCTTACTGGAGTCCATGTCAGTTCCTGTGTCCATGTCTTCAGCACCAAACTCTGAAAGAAAAATGGAACAGAAATGGTTGAGGAGGAAAAAATGGGGTCTATGGACAATAGTGGTCAGTTTTAACCTAGGCTATCTGATGTGCTTCTGTGCAAAAAACACATGGACACTTTGAACTGCATCTAATAGCCATATCTAATTGCAAAAAGTATTGCATAATAAGGTTTGCTATCTTAAGTAACAAGAGCAATGCCATGCTTGTACTCTCATGTCAAATTCAGTGTACATAAAATAATCTGTAAATATGGACCGCAGAGTGGTAAAAACTGCTATTGCCAACTGTAAAGTCATTAATCACAAGCAGGATATGTGGGAATGTTTTTGAGACTCCAAAGACTCCACCTGGGATAAGTAATTGTATTAGAGTgccaatacaaaaaatataatattgtatAATGTTGCTGTGATGCATACTGAATATTAGCTTCTCCTGGCAAGGgaaattcagaaaattaaaatccatgtTCGTTTAACCTGCTCCTTCTCCCTGCATGGACATCTGCAGAGCATAGACAATCTGTTCATCCTCTGTCATGCGGCTGAAGTCTGGTAGAGCAGGTGTGGATGAGTCTGTATGGGGAACAGACATCTTCAACAAGGCATCCTCAGACTCtgcaacagaaagagagaaaaacacactgTGTGAACACACTCACGTTGGGAGCTATAAACCCTCTACTGAAGGAAGTTGGGCATAAGTTGGCATATATAATAGCAAATCAAGTTGTTGGACATTTTTCCCACCATCTGCAACAGGAGAGGAAATGCCAGCTTCAGTAGCTGATGCAACAGTGGCTCTGCGCGCTTCATCCTCCTGTCGTTGTCTCTGCTCCTCCATAGACACCCTTAGAGCctagagagaagagaggaagaaaacaaTCTCATAAAactaattttttaaatgtggtaGTTGAAAGTTGTTGTgaagaatggatggatggatgaataatCCAGAGGATTTTAGTGGCAAAAGACAAGAAAAGTTGTGGTGAATGAACTATACAAATGACACACACTACAGTGACCTGTTGTAGTGCATTTCCCCTGCTCTCTTACCAAGGCCAGCTCTGGGTCTGCGCTGGGATCCACTCCAAACTCAAAGTCACCAGCACCCAGGCCCAAAACTGCACCTCCCTCTCCAGCCAGGATGGGTGAGGACAGCAGGGCATCTGCCAGACTAGGGCCTGGAGGAACTGTGACCAGGTGGGAGCCTGCTCCCTCTTTGCCATTCAGTGTGTTGATGAAGGCAGTCAGCTTCTCTGTGTTCATCTCCTGCGGGGGTGAGAAAGAACGAGGGAAGCACGTGGACCAGATAACAGCTTAGAGAGggcaaaaatacacacaacagcACATCAGGTTTTTTTAAGATGTTAAGTGATGGAAAAATACCTCCTCTCCAAAGTTTATGACATCCACATTGACCTTTTCCTTCTTTAGACGCTTTGCCATTTTGACCATctatgagaaaataaaaatacttcagtgacacaaacacatacaatcaCGTTTTATCAGGGGCCTGTAATGAAAAAGCATTACTGCCCCTTTCCATCGTAGGCCTTCTTGACACAGTTTGCCCGACCAATACCAGACCAAAATCCAGTTGTTAAATTTACTAGAGAAAGTTGGAAATTGTATCACCTACATTCAAAACAAACCCCATGGCTAACAACTAGAGCCTCAGTTTGGCACAACACCAAGCTACAAATAGATAAAAAGGCTTTCTGCTGGATACAATGGGCTAATAAGGGAATATGGTATTTAGATAACCTATATGAGGGTGAACATGTGGTCTCATTTAATCACTTAAAACAAACTTACAGGCTATCAAACACTGATTTTTGAAAATACCTCCAAATAAGACATTGTCTCCATGCAACTCTAAAaaatggtcctgacccaccaacgGATGTACAGCTTATGTCTGCTGCTAACGGTCACAAAAAGGGGTTGGGCTCAATACAAATtggttattaatattttttgccTTTCATTATATAAGAACCCTGCCTTGTGTATGTTGGGTATTGTACCGGAGGATACACACATATCTCGACAACAGACGCTATGGTGCCGTTTAGCTATGGTTTCTGGTTGCAGTCATTCTTAGACACTGGAAGTCAGACACACCTTCCTCATATGATGAATGGTTGGACCTTATGTCAAGCATTGCCAGCTATGAACGTGTGATATTTAGAACCTCAGGACGCTTTGATGGGTTTATGAAAATGCGGGGTCCTTTTCTCTCATTAACTGAGAATGTATCAccggtataaaaaaaaaaaaaaaaaaaaagtcttccaaATATATATCTTGCCTCTGTGTTGTAACCTACTAGTACTGTAAACTctaaacattaattattttcttctttgaGACCTGtatccctttttttaaatttttgtatGGGGGGCATTAAGCTGGGTTaagggttttaaaaaaaaaaaaaaaaaaaaaaaaaaaaaaagcaagcatATCACTATTAACACTCATTTTCTGACTGTTGTTCATGTTCTGACTGTTGTTCATGTtcaaaaaaagttaaagaaaaaaaaagaaaaagcattaCTACAGAAACTAAGCTAGATAacatctagaacagctcttttTACATCACTCCATGTCCATGCTTTACTCAGCAATGTTATCCAGGTAGCGTAATCCTCCTTTGTGAGGGAGgcctgtaatgtaatgtaatgtcccCGTGGGAATTATTAaaagtatgtcttcttcttcttctccgctgCTTTGTGCACATTTCCACTGATAATGTAATGGCACAATTTGCAGAAAGAAAATACTAGTAGTAAGTGGTGTTTAACTTCTTCAAAGATATTGATGTTTGCTGTTGAGTTTAACTCTTTAAATAACCCAGGGAGACTTGTGTTACTCTACATGTATGGCTTAGTCAGTCAATTATTTAGATAAACAAAGTGTGAATAATTATGTGTTAATATCACTTGATGTATACAGATAGTGTTCAAATTGCACTAAGTAAGAGTGTGGTGACCAGGATGCTTTTCCAAGAAGATGTTTACCATCCCATCTAAAGAGGTCTGATATTGTTGAAAGTCTCCTTCCTggttattaatataaaaatgtcccAAATCTAGTATTTGGTGGGTAATACATAACCACGTATATATCAGCAAAACACATTGAATTATGTTAGAGGTAAGCTCACTTCTTTTTCGTTGTCCTCCACTGGGCTGCCAACAAATGCAATGATGCGCATTTTGTGGTTTTTGCCCTGCCTGTGCTTCAGCGCCAACTACAAAGAGAAacatgaatgaaaataaaagaaacctTATAAACTGACTAAAATGCACTCATGtgacataataaaaaaacacaactgatCTTTTCACAACAGGCATTTTGGCATGTACAGTATAGCAAGAAAAGCACAGCTGTGATTGAGGATGGCTACATTACATATAGGCAAGTCCGTTCTTTAACTGACCTCTCCATACGTCTTAATGTTCctaaaatttacttttttttttccagctcttCTGTTGTAGGAGAAAACTCACTGTGTAATGAAAGTCACAAACTCACATGTGCCACCC
This window of the Perca flavescens isolate YP-PL-M2 chromosome 6, PFLA_1.0, whole genome shotgun sequence genome carries:
- the LOC114556636 gene encoding 26S proteasome non-ATPase regulatory subunit 4; this encodes MGLESTMVCVDNSEYMRNGDFLPTRLQAQQDAVNIVCHSKTRTNPENNVGLITMANNCEVLTTLTPDTGRILSKLHAVQPRGNISFCTGIRVAHLALKHRQGKNHKMRIIAFVGSPVEDNEKEMVKMAKRLKKEKVNVDVINFGEEEMNTEKLTAFINTLNGKEGAGSHLVTVPPGPSLADALLSSPILAGEGGAVLGLGAGDFEFGVDPSADPELALALRVSMEEQRQRQEDEARRATVASATEAGISSPVADESEDALLKMSVPHTDSSTPALPDFSRMTEDEQIVYALQMSMQGEGAEFGAEDMDTGTDMDSSKAKDEEDYDVMQDPEFLQSVLENLPGVDPNNEAIRNAMGSLASQTGSKPDTKKDEEKKK